The following coding sequences are from one uncultured Desulfobacter sp. window:
- a CDS encoding OmpA family protein, which yields MKKLLNAGIIIVFSATLFSCATMQTNQQRGTAVGAGTGAAVGAILGQVIGRDTESTLIGAGIGAALGGLTGNQVGKYMDMQERELRNAMAASEAASIRREHEVLKATFKSESYFDYDSSRLKPGAYPELRRVSDILIKYPHSRIEVAGHTDTKGSMEYNQRLSEQRAQAVANQLIYNGVSAQRVTAVGYGESRPISSDDAMNRRVEILIMPVMEGSY from the coding sequence ATGAAAAAATTGCTTAACGCAGGTATTATTATTGTTTTTTCAGCCACTCTTTTTTCATGCGCAACCATGCAGACCAACCAACAACGGGGAACGGCTGTGGGTGCAGGTACCGGTGCAGCTGTGGGTGCCATTCTAGGCCAGGTCATTGGCAGGGACACCGAATCAACGCTCATCGGTGCAGGCATCGGGGCCGCTCTTGGTGGGCTGACAGGTAACCAAGTGGGTAAATATATGGACATGCAGGAACGGGAGTTACGAAATGCCATGGCCGCGTCCGAAGCGGCAAGTATACGGCGTGAACACGAAGTCTTGAAGGCAACATTTAAATCCGAATCTTATTTTGATTATGACTCAAGCCGTTTGAAACCTGGGGCATATCCGGAACTGAGACGCGTTTCCGATATTTTAATCAAGTATCCCCATTCCCGCATTGAAGTGGCCGGGCACACGGACACCAAAGGCTCCATGGAATATAACCAGAGACTATCGGAACAACGGGCCCAAGCCGTTGCCAATCAATTAATTTACAATGGCGTTTCCGCCCAAAGGGTCACAGCTGTTGGGTATGGAGAATCCCGGCCGATCTCATCCGACGACGCCATGAACCGGCGTGTTGAAATCCTCATTATGCCGGTAATGGAAGGCTCATATTAG
- the qmoC gene encoding quinone-interacting membrane-bound oxidoreductase complex subunit QmoC — MSANYIAQPDLGFIAEIRGLGGETLKKCYQCATCSVACPIAPEDSPFPRKEMIAASWGLKDKLISNGDIWLCHQCGDCTDMCPRGAAPGDVLAAVRSAAITEYATPKPLAKAVNDPSKLPLLVGIPAAWFALLAIITTGFGGTMEKIFHFLFGDALGGRLHWSHAHPGSEHVIAHSNFVSTWFVDMTFVPTAIFATAVFFLALKRFIVDIHENAVLEGKTDKTSLDYKALLMSIKNVIPTVLKHDKFNQCGSNKDRATPHMMVLFAFIGLFVVTAVCGIMLYVGGYAGPYPQLNPIKWLANIAGVSLVIGSGIMIKNRLTNKEQITAYKDWFILGVVFTLGLTGMLTEMARLADIAWLAYFFYWIHLVAIFELFAFLPFSKMAHIVYRTVAMGYADYANRK; from the coding sequence ATGAGTGCCAATTATATTGCCCAACCAGATCTGGGATTTATTGCCGAGATTAGAGGTCTTGGCGGAGAAACGCTTAAAAAATGTTACCAATGCGCCACATGTTCCGTGGCCTGCCCCATTGCACCGGAAGACAGCCCCTTTCCCAGAAAGGAAATGATTGCCGCTTCCTGGGGTCTTAAAGATAAACTGATCAGCAACGGCGACATCTGGCTGTGCCACCAGTGCGGTGACTGCACGGACATGTGCCCCCGGGGTGCCGCACCTGGTGATGTACTTGCTGCTGTCCGCTCTGCGGCCATCACTGAATACGCAACACCAAAACCCCTTGCCAAGGCTGTAAACGATCCAAGTAAACTGCCCTTGCTGGTAGGTATCCCCGCTGCCTGGTTTGCCCTGCTTGCCATCATCACCACCGGGTTTGGCGGAACCATGGAAAAAATTTTCCATTTCCTGTTCGGCGATGCCCTTGGCGGGCGTCTTCACTGGTCCCATGCGCACCCGGGATCAGAACATGTGATTGCCCATTCTAACTTTGTATCCACCTGGTTTGTGGATATGACCTTTGTTCCCACGGCTATTTTTGCCACGGCTGTTTTCTTTCTTGCTTTGAAACGCTTTATTGTCGACATTCATGAAAATGCGGTTCTTGAAGGCAAAACAGACAAAACCAGCCTGGATTACAAAGCCCTGCTGATGTCCATTAAAAATGTCATCCCCACAGTGTTGAAACACGATAAGTTCAACCAGTGCGGATCCAACAAAGATCGTGCAACCCCGCATATGATGGTGCTGTTTGCCTTTATCGGCCTTTTCGTTGTAACGGCTGTATGCGGTATCATGCTTTATGTGGGCGGTTATGCAGGTCCCTATCCCCAGCTGAACCCCATTAAATGGCTGGCCAACATCGCAGGTGTTTCCCTGGTCATCGGTTCAGGTATCATGATCAAAAACAGACTGACCAACAAAGAACAAATCACAGCCTATAAAGACTGGTTTATTCTTGGTGTTGTCTTCACCCTTGGCCTTACCGGTATGCTCACAGAAATGGCCCGCCTGGCTGATATTGCATGGCTGGCTTACTTCTTCTACTGGATCCATCTGGTTGCCATTTTCGAATTGTTTGCTTTCCTGCCGTTCTCAAAAATGGCTCACATTGTTTACCGTACGGTTGCAATGGGCTATGCCGATTACGCCAACAGAAAATAA
- a CDS encoding FAD-dependent oxidoreductase produces MDKKYGVYICTGCGIGDTLDIESLKSIPDDEGVNCTTHPFLCSKAGVELIQKDIDEGKVNAMVIGACSRRVNFDVFNFPGCIIERSNLREGVVWPHSRETYPALTEEQKDDGESFDRIQMKAQDYIKMGMIRLEKVNLPEPYQTQSFSKKVLVLGGGVTGMSAALDAAKAGYEVTIVEKEAALGGYAAKLRNQMPVQAPFETLQAPVVEALVQDVEGNANIDVRTNCVVARIAGQPGEFTVTMKKPGEKIPFDVPYPLPPEELVDENGKELDADAAHEKYLKYNEGREDILSLDPDGELYGAVVLAAGWRPDVLEGEAYEHLSLDCPDVVTNDEFEMIAAKGKILRPSNGKEAKNVVFIQSAGKDEDDSDFEYTGSVTSMVALKQARYVREDYADGKAYVIYQHMRTPGLQEYFYKAMQQDDGIFMTKGAVTDVTATSSELMVTAQNTLLGENLVLKADMVVVASGMVPATKDNPVINLAYRQGPGFRDNDIFGQYADSNYICFPYETQRTGIYAAGTIRRAMTIEESMEDAAGAALKAIQCIESANRGMAVHPRSGDMTYPDFFFQRCTQCKRCTVECPFGALDDDARGTPKANPTRCRRCGTCMGACPERIISFADYTIDSIGSQVKAISVPSEDDYDEPPLRFLALVCENDALPALDMVGMNRVDYSPDVRIIPVRCLGSVNTIWIKDALAQGIDGVILIGCKHGDDYQCHFVKGSELAEIRVKKIGDALASLALEEERVAFEEVAIDEYDKLPKIINDFVEEVDALGPNPFKGF; encoded by the coding sequence ATGGATAAAAAATACGGCGTATATATCTGCACAGGCTGTGGTATCGGTGACACACTTGACATTGAATCGCTGAAAAGCATCCCCGATGACGAAGGCGTCAACTGCACCACCCACCCCTTCCTGTGCTCCAAAGCAGGTGTTGAGCTCATCCAAAAGGACATTGACGAGGGCAAAGTAAACGCCATGGTTATCGGTGCTTGCTCCCGCCGGGTGAATTTTGATGTATTTAACTTTCCCGGATGCATCATTGAACGCTCCAATCTAAGAGAAGGTGTCGTATGGCCCCATTCACGGGAAACCTACCCGGCCCTGACCGAAGAACAAAAAGATGACGGAGAAAGCTTTGACCGTATCCAGATGAAAGCCCAGGATTACATCAAAATGGGTATGATCCGCCTGGAAAAAGTCAACCTTCCCGAACCCTACCAAACACAGTCTTTTTCCAAAAAAGTACTCGTACTCGGCGGCGGTGTTACCGGTATGTCTGCAGCCCTTGACGCTGCCAAAGCCGGTTATGAAGTGACCATCGTGGAAAAAGAGGCAGCCCTTGGTGGATATGCAGCCAAGCTTCGCAACCAGATGCCTGTCCAGGCACCCTTTGAAACCCTCCAGGCGCCGGTGGTCGAGGCACTTGTCCAGGATGTTGAAGGTAACGCCAACATAGATGTACGGACCAACTGCGTTGTGGCACGTATTGCCGGCCAGCCGGGTGAGTTCACCGTAACCATGAAAAAACCCGGTGAAAAGATCCCCTTTGACGTACCCTATCCGCTGCCCCCCGAAGAGCTTGTGGATGAAAACGGCAAAGAACTGGACGCCGACGCTGCCCACGAAAAATACCTGAAATACAACGAAGGCAGAGAAGATATCCTCTCCCTTGATCCGGACGGCGAGCTTTACGGTGCTGTTGTTCTGGCAGCCGGATGGCGGCCTGATGTCCTTGAAGGCGAAGCTTACGAACACCTCTCTTTGGATTGCCCCGACGTGGTCACCAATGATGAGTTTGAAATGATTGCCGCCAAGGGAAAAATCCTGCGTCCGTCCAACGGCAAGGAAGCCAAAAACGTGGTATTCATCCAATCTGCCGGCAAAGATGAAGACGACAGCGATTTTGAATACACAGGTTCCGTTACCTCCATGGTCGCCCTGAAACAAGCCCGTTATGTCAGGGAAGACTATGCCGACGGCAAAGCGTATGTGATTTATCAGCATATGAGAACCCCCGGCCTGCAGGAATATTTCTACAAAGCCATGCAGCAGGATGACGGCATTTTCATGACCAAGGGCGCTGTAACCGACGTTACCGCCACAAGCAGTGAATTGATGGTGACCGCCCAAAACACACTGCTGGGTGAAAACCTGGTTCTCAAAGCCGACATGGTTGTTGTGGCAAGCGGCATGGTTCCGGCCACCAAGGACAATCCGGTCATCAACCTGGCCTACCGCCAGGGCCCCGGCTTCAGGGATAACGATATCTTCGGTCAGTATGCCGACTCCAACTACATCTGTTTTCCCTATGAAACCCAGAGAACCGGTATTTACGCAGCAGGTACCATCCGTCGTGCCATGACCATTGAAGAGTCCATGGAAGACGCTGCCGGTGCAGCTCTCAAAGCCATCCAGTGTATTGAAAGTGCCAACCGCGGCATGGCCGTTCATCCGCGCTCCGGTGATATGACTTACCCGGACTTCTTCTTCCAGAGATGTACCCAGTGTAAACGCTGCACGGTTGAATGCCCCTTCGGCGCCCTGGATGATGATGCCAGGGGAACCCCGAAAGCCAACCCCACACGTTGCCGCCGCTGCGGTACCTGCATGGGTGCTTGTCCGGAACGTATTATCTCCTTTGCCGATTACACCATTGACAGTATCGGTTCCCAGGTCAAGGCCATCAGTGTCCCCTCCGAAGACGATTATGATGAACCGCCCTTGCGCTTCCTGGCCCTGGTATGTGAAAATGACGCCCTGCCTGCATTGGATATGGTAGGTATGAACCGAGTGGATTACTCTCCGGATGTCCGCATCATTCCGGTTCGCTGCCTGGGTTCCGTCAACACCATCTGGATCAAGGACGCATTGGCCCAGGGTATTGACGGTGTTATTCTCATCGGCTGCAAACACGGCGATGATTACCAGTGCCATTTTGTCAAAGGGTCCGAACTTGCTGAAATCCGCGTGAAGAAGATCGGGGATGCCCTTGCTTCACTGGCCCTTGAAGAAGAACGTGTGGCATTTGAAGAAGTCGCCATTGATGAATATGACAAACTGCCCAAGATCATCAACGACTTTGTTGAAGAAGTGGACGCACTTGGCCCCAACCCGTTCAAAGGTTTCTAA
- a CDS encoding CoB--CoM heterodisulfide reductase iron-sulfur subunit A family protein, giving the protein MTTENSAPVSGSIMVVGGGISGLTTALEAAEVGYEVFLIEKEASLGGRVTQLKHYFPKLCPPTCGLEINYRRLKDNKNIKVYTLSEVQNVDGTPGDYTVTVKSAPRYVNSNCTCCGECEKVCETEISNEFNFGMDRHKAAYLPHNMAYPQRYVMDSAMGKEDRDKVKEACKYDAVDFTMEESTFDLKVGAVVFTTGWQPYDATRIDNLGFGRYQNIVTNMMLERLASSNGPTEGKIIRPSDDKAPETIAFAQCAGSRDENHLPYCSYICCLASLKHATYIRAQYPDAKIYIYYIDLRTPGRKYESFYAKLKADENVFFVKGKVAEVSEESGTGNINLVAEDTISGEKIRQTVDMLVLATGMQPSCAIDKPSADLTFDDEGFIINDFAKGGLFAAGCANKPADVVTSNQNATGMALKAIQTLRR; this is encoded by the coding sequence ATGACTACAGAAAATTCAGCCCCGGTAAGTGGAAGCATTATGGTGGTTGGTGGTGGAATCAGCGGTCTTACAACCGCTTTGGAAGCTGCCGAAGTGGGCTATGAAGTCTTCCTGATTGAAAAGGAAGCTTCCCTTGGTGGAAGAGTTACCCAGCTCAAACACTACTTCCCCAAACTCTGCCCGCCTACCTGCGGTCTTGAAATCAATTACAGACGCCTCAAAGATAACAAAAACATTAAAGTGTACACGCTTTCCGAGGTACAGAATGTTGACGGCACCCCTGGGGATTACACCGTCACCGTTAAATCCGCACCCCGTTATGTCAACAGCAACTGCACCTGCTGCGGTGAATGTGAAAAAGTATGCGAAACTGAAATCAGCAATGAATTCAACTTTGGCATGGACCGTCACAAAGCCGCTTACCTGCCCCACAACATGGCCTATCCCCAACGCTATGTCATGGATTCCGCCATGGGCAAAGAAGACCGTGACAAGGTCAAAGAAGCCTGCAAGTATGACGCTGTTGATTTTACCATGGAAGAGAGCACCTTTGACCTGAAAGTCGGTGCAGTTGTATTCACCACCGGATGGCAACCCTATGATGCCACCCGCATCGACAATCTCGGGTTTGGCCGCTACCAGAACATCGTCACCAACATGATGCTGGAACGTCTGGCCTCTTCCAACGGCCCCACCGAAGGCAAAATCATCCGCCCGTCCGATGATAAAGCACCCGAAACCATCGCCTTTGCCCAGTGTGCAGGCTCCAGGGATGAGAACCACCTGCCCTACTGCTCATATATCTGCTGCCTGGCATCCTTAAAGCATGCCACATACATCAGAGCCCAGTATCCTGATGCAAAAATTTACATCTACTATATTGACCTGCGGACCCCGGGCAGAAAATACGAAAGCTTCTATGCCAAACTCAAAGCAGATGAAAACGTATTCTTCGTAAAAGGCAAAGTTGCTGAAGTCAGTGAAGAGAGCGGCACCGGCAACATCAATCTTGTGGCCGAAGATACCATCTCCGGTGAAAAAATCAGGCAGACCGTTGACATGCTGGTACTTGCCACCGGTATGCAGCCCTCCTGCGCCATTGATAAACCCTCAGCGGATCTGACCTTTGATGACGAAGGCTTTATTATCAATGACTTTGCTAAAGGCGGCCTGTTCGCAGCAGGGTGTGCCAATAAACCGGCCGATGTTGTGACATCCAACCAGAATGCAACCGGCATGGCCCTTAAAGCCATTCAGACTCTGAGGAGGTAA